Proteins from a genomic interval of Acanthopagrus latus isolate v.2019 chromosome 7, fAcaLat1.1, whole genome shotgun sequence:
- the fam131c gene encoding protein FAM131C has product MGACLCKGHKELHHPMTVLQDQTEEGQPSSAKDGQNPSNGSVADKTNDYDIGELATSSLMGLVATIKEHITKPTAMAQGRVAHLIEWKGWGGGGEARGGWNGTRGKGGGGWGGIGAELQEDEQFYSQMTDEIKEARFAAGVAEQFALAEAAMNVWSMNDSFDQPSTSLQAAQSQFLSQFLLDGGSVSVPQHLYNIHAQTYGTNRVALVPQPMVDSISTTSNAQQDRRHHLADGSTATAEAAVRHVDSSSLSEDDVFYN; this is encoded by the exons ATGGGTGCCTGCCTCTGCAAAGGTCACAAAG AGCTCCACCATCCCATGACAGTACTGCAGGACCAGACTGAGGAGGGTCAGCCGTCCTCTGCCAAg GATGGCCAGAATCCCTCCAACGGCAGTGTTGCAGATAAAACCAACGACTATGACATCGGCGAGCTGGCCACCTCCTCTCTGATGG GTCTGGTGGCCACGATTAAGGAGCATATCACCAAGCCAACGGCGATGGCCCAGGGGCGCGTTGCTCACCTGATTGAGTGGAAGGGCTGGGGTGGAGGCGGCGAGGCCAGGGGAGGTTGGAACGGGACCCGGGGTAAGGGAGGCGGAGGCTGGGGGGGGATAGGGGCCGAGCTGCAGGAGGACGAACAGTTCTACTCCCAAATGACGGACGAGATCAAAGAAGCTCGCTTCGCTGCAG GCGTAGCGGAGCAGTTTGCCCTGGCTGAGGCAGCCATGAATGTGTGGTCCATGAACGACAGCTTCGATCAGCCCTCCACCAGCTTACAAG CTGCACAAAGCCAATTCTTGTCTCAGTTCCTGCTGGATGGCGGAAGTGTCAGCGTGCCCCAGCACCTGTACAACATCCACGCACAGACTTATGGCACCAACAGAGTGGCCCTGGTCCCTCAGCCGATGGTGGACTCCATCTCAACGACGTCCAACGCTCAGCAGGACCGACGCCATCACCTTGCGGATGGAAGCACAGCGACTGCAGAGGCGGCTGTCCGTCACGTAGACAGCAGCTCGCTATCAGAGGACGACGTTTTTTACAACTAG